In the Alligator mississippiensis isolate rAllMis1 chromosome 7, rAllMis1, whole genome shotgun sequence genome, one interval contains:
- the RAB2B gene encoding ras-related protein Rab-2B — MSYTYLFKYIIIGDTGVGKSCLLLQFTDKRFQPVHDLTIGVEFGARMINIDNKQIKLQIWDTAGQESFRSITRSYYRGAAGALLVYDITRRETFNHLTSWLEDARQHSSSNMVIMLIGNKSDLESRRDVRKEEGEAFAREHGLVFMETSAKTATNVEEAFIDTAKEIYRKIQQGLFDVNNEANGIKIGPQQPSGVAPGAGSRHGPQGSGDSSGCC, encoded by the exons ATGTCTTACACCTATCTCTTCAAGTACATTATCATCGGGGACACCG GCGTCGGCAagtcctgcttgctgctgcagttcACGGACAAGCGCTTCCAGCCCGTGCACGACCTCACCATCG gtgtGGAGTTCGGGGCGCGGATGATCAACATTGACAACAAGCAAATCAAGCTGCAGATCTGGGACACA gccgggcaggagtccTTTCGCTCCATCACGCGCTCCTACTACCGGGGGGCGGCTGGGGCTCTGCTGGTCTACGACATCACCAG GCGCGAGACCTTCAACCACCTGACTTCATGGCTGGAGGATGCCCGGCAGCACTCCAGCTCCAACATGGTGATCATGCTCATCGGCAACAAGAG CGATTTGGAGTCACGGCGGGACGTGCGGAAGGAGGAGGGCGAGGCCTTTGCACGGGAGCAcgggctggtcttcatggagacctctGCCAAGACAGCTACCAACGTTGAGGAG GCCTTTATTGACACGGCCAAAGAGATCTACAGGAAGATCCAGCAGGGGCTGTTTGACGTGAACAATGAG GCAAATGGCATCAAGATTGGTCCCCAGCAGCCTTCGGGAGTGGCTCCTGGTGCTGGCTCTCGCCATGGCCCCCAGGGCTCCGGGGACAGCTCAGGCTGCTGTTGA
- the TOX4 gene encoding TOX high mobility group box family member 4 isoform X3, with protein MEFPGGSDNYLAITGATHPFLTGAETFHTPSLGDEEFEIPPIALDADPSLAVADVVGHFDDLGDPGGAPDASFSAQYGVQALDMPVAMSHGLMEQGGGLLPGGLSMDLEHSMGAQYNANPPVTIDVPMNAMSPGSLMGHGQLTTIDQSELSSQLGLSLGGSAILPPAAAPSATAAAAAAAAAAAPAVAPATAASPEERMSTTPSPTSSLQEEEAEEFRRQAPAQKATLVLDAGRKPKPAKKQKKKKDPNEPQKPVSAYALFFRDTQAAIKGQNPNATFGEVSKIVASMWDSLGEEQKQVYKRKTEAAKKEYLKALAAYRAIQTLETELDPSPTPPSPASQSVQTSTPAASLTAALAPSPAQETPLTATPTATVSGGISSPTPQPAPAVPTPAPQTSITKIIIPKQMLPSSLAVSQGGVVTVIPATVVTSRGLQLGTGTTQIVTRSVLQAAAAAAAAASSMQLPRLQPPPLQQMPPPQPPTQQVAVLQPPPPLQAMQQPPLQQKVRLNLQQQPPPLQIKILPPPALQIQPVTLQAEEASPERPSPELQGSPEPMEMVTADVVPEVESPTQMAVELVTGSPMAESPRPRCVRSGCENPPVASSDWDNEYCSSECVVKHCRDVFLAWLASRNSSSSGGSSGGSVVFVK; from the exons ATGGAG ttCCCGGGCGGGAGCGACAACTACCTGGCCATCACGGGCGCCACGCACCCCTTCCTGACGGGCGCCGAG ACCTTCCACACGCCGAGCCTGGGCGACGAGGAGTTCGAGATCCCGCCCATCGCGCTGGACGCGGACCCGTCGCTGGCCGTGGCGGACGTGGTGGGGCACTTCGACGACCTGGGCGACCCCGGCGGCGCCCCTGACGCCAGCTTCTCCGCCCAGTACGGCGTGCAAGCCCTGGACATGCCCGTGGCCATGAGCCACGGCCTCATGGAGCAGGGCGGCGGGCTGCTGCCCGGGGGGCTGTCCATG GACCTGGAGCACTCCATGGGCGCGCAGTACAACGCCAACCCGCCCGTCACCATCGACGTGCCCATGAACGCCATGAGCCCGGGCAGCCTCATGGGACACGGGCAGCTCACCACCATCGACCAGTCGGAGCTGAGCTCCCAGCTCGGCCTCAGCCTGGGGGGCAGCGCCATTCTGCCCCCGGCCGCCGCTCCTTCTGccaccgccgctgccgccgccgccgccgctgccgccgccccgGCTGTGGCCCCCGCCACGGCGGCGTCACCTGAGGAGCGGATGTCCACCAcgccttcccccaccagctcgCTGCAGGAGGAGGAAGCTGAGGAGTTCAGACGG CAGGCCCCGGCCCAGAAGGCGACGCTGGTGCTGGACGCGGGGCGGAAGCCGAAGCCGGCTAAGaagcagaagaagaagaaggaccCGAACGAGCCGCAGAAGCCGGTGTCGGCCTACGCGCTCTTCTTCCGTGACACGCAGGCCGCCATTAAGGGGCAGAACCCCAACGCCACTTTTGGGGAGGTCTCCAAGATCGTGGCGTCCATGTGGGACAGCCTGGGCGaggagcagaagcag gtTTACAAGCGGAAGACAGAGGCGGCCAAGAAGGAGTACCTGAAGGCATTGGCAGCCTACCGAGCCATCCAG ACGCTGGAAACAGAGCTGGACCCCAGCCCAACGCCaccctctcctgcctcccagtCCGTGCAGACGTCTACTCCCGCTGCTTCCTtgactgctgccctggccccctcaCCTGCACAGGAGACCCCGCTTACGGCCACGCCAACTGCCACCGTCTCTGGGGGCATCTCCTCGCCAActccacagcctgccccagctgtcCCCACGCCTGCTCCCCAGACCAGCATCACGAAGATCATAATTCCCAAGCAGATGCTGCCGTCCTCACTGGCTGTGTCCCAGGGTGGCGTGGTCACGGTCATCCCCGCCACTGTGGTGACCTCCCGTGGGCTGCAGCTTGGCACCGGCACCACCCAGATCGTCACTCGCTCCGTGCTGCaggcggcagctgctgcagctgcggctgcctcctccatgcagctgcccagactgcagcccccaccccttcagcagatgcccccaccccagccccccacgcAGCAGGTGGCcgtgctgcagcccccaccacccctgcaggcCATGCAGCAGCCCCCGCTGCAGCAGAAGGTGCGGCTCAACctacagcagcagcccccaccgcTGCAGATCAAgatcctgcccccacctgccctgcagatCCAGCCCGTCACCCTGCAGGCTGAGGAGGCCAGCCCTGAGCGGCCCAGTCCTGAGCTCCAGGGTTCCCCTGAGCCCATGGAGATGGTTACTGCTGATGTGGTGCCTGAG gtTGAGTCCCCAACGCAGATGGCTGTGGAGCTGGTGACCGGGTCCCCAATGGCCGAGTCACCGCGGCCACGCTGTGTGCGCTCGGGCTGCGAGAACCCACCTGTGGCCAGCAGCGACTGGGACAACGAGTACTGCAGCAGTGAGTGCGTCGTCAAGCACTGCCG GGACGTTTTCCTGGCCTGGCTGGCTTCCCGCAActccagcagcagcggtggcagcagcggcggcagcgTCGTGTTTGTGAAATAG
- the TOX4 gene encoding TOX high mobility group box family member 4 isoform X1 has product MEFPGGSDNYLAITGATHPFLTGAETFHTPSLGDEEFEIPPIALDADPSLAVADVVGHFDDLGDPGGAPDASFSAQYGVQALDMPVAMSHGLMEQGGGLLPGGLSMDLEHSMGAQYNANPPVTIDVPMNAMSPGSLMGHGQLTTIDQSELSSQLGLSLGGSAILPPAAAPSATAAAAAAAAAAAPAVAPATAASPEERMSTTPSPTSSLQEEEAEEFRRQAPAQKATLVLDAGRKPKPAKKQKKKKDPNEPQKPVSAYALFFRDTQAAIKGQNPNATFGEVSKIVASMWDSLGEEQKQVYKRKTEAAKKEYLKALAAYRAIQVCQTLETELDPSPTPPSPASQSVQTSTPAASLTAALAPSPAQETPLTATPTATVSGGISSPTPQPAPAVPTPAPQTSITKIIIPKQMLPSSLAVSQGGVVTVIPATVVTSRGLQLGTGTTQIVTRSVLQAAAAAAAAASSMQLPRLQPPPLQQMPPPQPPTQQVAVLQPPPPLQAMQQPPLQQKVRLNLQQQPPPLQIKILPPPALQIQPVTLQAEEASPERPSPELQGSPEPMEMVTADVVPEVESPTQMAVELVTGSPMAESPRPRCVRSGCENPPVASSDWDNEYCSSECVVKHCRDVFLAWLASRNSSSSGGSSGGSVVFVK; this is encoded by the exons ATGGAG ttCCCGGGCGGGAGCGACAACTACCTGGCCATCACGGGCGCCACGCACCCCTTCCTGACGGGCGCCGAG ACCTTCCACACGCCGAGCCTGGGCGACGAGGAGTTCGAGATCCCGCCCATCGCGCTGGACGCGGACCCGTCGCTGGCCGTGGCGGACGTGGTGGGGCACTTCGACGACCTGGGCGACCCCGGCGGCGCCCCTGACGCCAGCTTCTCCGCCCAGTACGGCGTGCAAGCCCTGGACATGCCCGTGGCCATGAGCCACGGCCTCATGGAGCAGGGCGGCGGGCTGCTGCCCGGGGGGCTGTCCATG GACCTGGAGCACTCCATGGGCGCGCAGTACAACGCCAACCCGCCCGTCACCATCGACGTGCCCATGAACGCCATGAGCCCGGGCAGCCTCATGGGACACGGGCAGCTCACCACCATCGACCAGTCGGAGCTGAGCTCCCAGCTCGGCCTCAGCCTGGGGGGCAGCGCCATTCTGCCCCCGGCCGCCGCTCCTTCTGccaccgccgctgccgccgccgccgccgctgccgccgccccgGCTGTGGCCCCCGCCACGGCGGCGTCACCTGAGGAGCGGATGTCCACCAcgccttcccccaccagctcgCTGCAGGAGGAGGAAGCTGAGGAGTTCAGACGG CAGGCCCCGGCCCAGAAGGCGACGCTGGTGCTGGACGCGGGGCGGAAGCCGAAGCCGGCTAAGaagcagaagaagaagaaggaccCGAACGAGCCGCAGAAGCCGGTGTCGGCCTACGCGCTCTTCTTCCGTGACACGCAGGCCGCCATTAAGGGGCAGAACCCCAACGCCACTTTTGGGGAGGTCTCCAAGATCGTGGCGTCCATGTGGGACAGCCTGGGCGaggagcagaagcag gtTTACAAGCGGAAGACAGAGGCGGCCAAGAAGGAGTACCTGAAGGCATTGGCAGCCTACCGAGCCATCCAGGTGTGTCAG ACGCTGGAAACAGAGCTGGACCCCAGCCCAACGCCaccctctcctgcctcccagtCCGTGCAGACGTCTACTCCCGCTGCTTCCTtgactgctgccctggccccctcaCCTGCACAGGAGACCCCGCTTACGGCCACGCCAACTGCCACCGTCTCTGGGGGCATCTCCTCGCCAActccacagcctgccccagctgtcCCCACGCCTGCTCCCCAGACCAGCATCACGAAGATCATAATTCCCAAGCAGATGCTGCCGTCCTCACTGGCTGTGTCCCAGGGTGGCGTGGTCACGGTCATCCCCGCCACTGTGGTGACCTCCCGTGGGCTGCAGCTTGGCACCGGCACCACCCAGATCGTCACTCGCTCCGTGCTGCaggcggcagctgctgcagctgcggctgcctcctccatgcagctgcccagactgcagcccccaccccttcagcagatgcccccaccccagccccccacgcAGCAGGTGGCcgtgctgcagcccccaccacccctgcaggcCATGCAGCAGCCCCCGCTGCAGCAGAAGGTGCGGCTCAACctacagcagcagcccccaccgcTGCAGATCAAgatcctgcccccacctgccctgcagatCCAGCCCGTCACCCTGCAGGCTGAGGAGGCCAGCCCTGAGCGGCCCAGTCCTGAGCTCCAGGGTTCCCCTGAGCCCATGGAGATGGTTACTGCTGATGTGGTGCCTGAG gtTGAGTCCCCAACGCAGATGGCTGTGGAGCTGGTGACCGGGTCCCCAATGGCCGAGTCACCGCGGCCACGCTGTGTGCGCTCGGGCTGCGAGAACCCACCTGTGGCCAGCAGCGACTGGGACAACGAGTACTGCAGCAGTGAGTGCGTCGTCAAGCACTGCCG GGACGTTTTCCTGGCCTGGCTGGCTTCCCGCAActccagcagcagcggtggcagcagcggcggcagcgTCGTGTTTGTGAAATAG
- the METTL3 gene encoding N6-adenosine-methyltransferase catalytic subunit: MSDTWSSIQAHKKQLDSLRERLQRRRKQDPLDPRNPELALTPPFRSDSPVLATAPAPSAAAGTRDRDLATDPELEKKLLHHLADLGLALPTDAVAICLAISTPEAPATPRSVESLLQKFAAQELIEVRRGLLQDDEEQPTLVTYADHSKLSAMIGAVAERRGPAEAGAAKRRADQEGGGAVSSPAGATPSATTSAEPAKEPAKKSRKQASDLDLEIESLLSQQSTKEQQSKKVSQEILELLNTTTAKEQSIVEKFRSRGRAQVQEFCDYGTKEECVKATGAERPCRKLHFRRIINKHTDESLGDCSFLNTCFHMDTCKYVHYEIDACADPGAPGTRDHNPGQELALPQAVGGDASADRLFPPQWICCDIRYLDVSILGKFAVVMADPPWDIHMELPYGTLTDDEMRRLNIPVLQDEGFLFLWVTGRAMELGRECLNLWGYERVDEIIWVKTNQLQRIIRTGRTGHWLNHGKEHCLVGVKGNPQGFNRGLDCDVIVAEVRSTSHKPDEIYGMIERLSPGTRKIELFGRPHNVQPNWITLGNQLDGIHLLDPDVVAQFKQRYPDGVISKPKNM, from the exons ATGTCGGACACATGGAGCTCCATCCAGGCCCACAAGAAGCAGCTGGACTCGCTGCGGGAGCGGCTGCAGCGGCGGCGGAAGCAGGACCCGTTGG accCGCGCAACCCGGAGCTGGCGCTGACGCCGCCCTTCCGCAGCGACAGCCCCGTGCTCGCCACCGCGCCCGCACCCAGCGCCGCCGCCGGCACCCGCGACCGCGACCTGGCCACCGACCCCGAGCTGGAGAAGAAGCTGCTGCACCACCTGGCCGAcctggggctggctctgcccaccgACGCCgtcgccatctgcctggccatctCCACG ccagaGGCCCCGGCCACGCCGCGCAGCGTGGAGAGCCTGCTGCAGAAGTTTGCCGCGCAGGAGCTGATTGAGGTGCGCCGGGGGCTGCTGCAGGACGACGAGGAGCAGCCCACGCTGGTCACCTACGCGGACCACTCCAAGCTCTCGGCCATGATAGGTGCCGTGGCCGAGCGCCGGGGCCCTGCTGAGGCCGGGGCCGCCAAGCGCCGCGCGGACCAGGAGGGCGGGGGCGCTGTCTCCTCCCCGGCCGGTGCCACCCCCAGTGCCACAACCAGCGCAGAGCCTGCCAAGGAGCCAGCCAAGAAATCCCGGAAGCAGGCGTCAGACCTGGACCTGGAGATCGAGAGCCTGCTCAGCCAGCAGTCCACcaaggagcagcagagcaagaaG GTGAGCCAGGAAATCCTGGAGCTGCTGAACACCACCACGGCCAAGGAGCAGTCGATTGTAGAGAAGTTCCGGTCGCGCGGCCGGGCCCAGGTGCAGGAGTTCTGCGACTACGGCACCAAGGAGGAGTGCGTGAAAGCCACGGGCGCCGAGCGGCCCTGTCGCAAGCTGCACTTCCG GCGCATCATCAACAAGCACACGGACGAGTCGCTGGGCGACTGCTCCTTCCTCAACACCTGCTTCCACATGGACACCTGCAAGTACGTGCACTACGAGATCGACGCCTGCGCTGACCCTGGTGCCCCTGGCACCCGCGACCACAACCCCGgccaggagctggccctgccGCAAGCTGTGGGTGGCGACGCCAGCGCTGACCGTCTCTTCCCACCCCAG TGGATCTGCTGCGACATCCGATACCTGGACGTGAGCATCCTGGGGAAGTTTGCAGTAGTGATGGCTGACCCGCCCTGGGACATCCACATGGAGTTGCCCTATGGGACGCTAACTGACGATGAAATGCGGCGCCTCAACATCCCCGTGCTACAGGACGAGGgcttcctcttcctctgggtcactGGGAG GGCCATGGAGTTAGGGCGCGAGTGCCTCAACCTCTGGGG GTATGAGCGGGTAGACGAGATCATCTGGGTGAAAACCAACCAGCTGCAGCGGATTATCCGCACAGGGCGTACGGGGCACTGGCTCAACCATGGCAAGGAGCACTGCCTG GTCGGGGTCAAGGGGAACCCCCAGGGCTTCAACCGGGGCCTGGACTGCGATGTCATTGTAGCAGAG GTCCGCTCCACCAGCCACAAGCCCGACGAGATCTACGGCATGATCGAGCGCCTGTCACCTGGCACCCGCAAGATTGAGCTCTTTGGGCGGCCCCACAACGTCCAGCCCAACTG GATCACCTTGGGGAACCAGCTGGATGGCATCCACTTGCTGGACCCAGACGTGGTAGCCCAGTTCAAGCAACGCTACCCCGACGGTGTCATCTCGAAGCCTAAGAACATGTAG
- the TOX4 gene encoding TOX high mobility group box family member 4 isoform X2, whose product MEFPGGSDNYLAITGATHPFLTGAETFHTPSLGDEEFEIPPIALDADPSLAVADVVGHFDDLGDPGGAPDASFSAQYGVQALDMPVAMSHGLMEQGGGLLPGGLSMDLEHSMGAQYNANPPVTIDVPMNAMSPGSLMGHGQLTTIDQSELSSQLGLSLGGSAILPPAAAPSATAAAAAAAAAAAPAVAPATAASPEERMSTTPSPTSSLQEEEAEEFRRAPAQKATLVLDAGRKPKPAKKQKKKKDPNEPQKPVSAYALFFRDTQAAIKGQNPNATFGEVSKIVASMWDSLGEEQKQVYKRKTEAAKKEYLKALAAYRAIQVCQTLETELDPSPTPPSPASQSVQTSTPAASLTAALAPSPAQETPLTATPTATVSGGISSPTPQPAPAVPTPAPQTSITKIIIPKQMLPSSLAVSQGGVVTVIPATVVTSRGLQLGTGTTQIVTRSVLQAAAAAAAAASSMQLPRLQPPPLQQMPPPQPPTQQVAVLQPPPPLQAMQQPPLQQKVRLNLQQQPPPLQIKILPPPALQIQPVTLQAEEASPERPSPELQGSPEPMEMVTADVVPEVESPTQMAVELVTGSPMAESPRPRCVRSGCENPPVASSDWDNEYCSSECVVKHCRDVFLAWLASRNSSSSGGSSGGSVVFVK is encoded by the exons ATGGAG ttCCCGGGCGGGAGCGACAACTACCTGGCCATCACGGGCGCCACGCACCCCTTCCTGACGGGCGCCGAG ACCTTCCACACGCCGAGCCTGGGCGACGAGGAGTTCGAGATCCCGCCCATCGCGCTGGACGCGGACCCGTCGCTGGCCGTGGCGGACGTGGTGGGGCACTTCGACGACCTGGGCGACCCCGGCGGCGCCCCTGACGCCAGCTTCTCCGCCCAGTACGGCGTGCAAGCCCTGGACATGCCCGTGGCCATGAGCCACGGCCTCATGGAGCAGGGCGGCGGGCTGCTGCCCGGGGGGCTGTCCATG GACCTGGAGCACTCCATGGGCGCGCAGTACAACGCCAACCCGCCCGTCACCATCGACGTGCCCATGAACGCCATGAGCCCGGGCAGCCTCATGGGACACGGGCAGCTCACCACCATCGACCAGTCGGAGCTGAGCTCCCAGCTCGGCCTCAGCCTGGGGGGCAGCGCCATTCTGCCCCCGGCCGCCGCTCCTTCTGccaccgccgctgccgccgccgccgccgctgccgccgccccgGCTGTGGCCCCCGCCACGGCGGCGTCACCTGAGGAGCGGATGTCCACCAcgccttcccccaccagctcgCTGCAGGAGGAGGAAGCTGAGGAGTTCAGACGG GCCCCGGCCCAGAAGGCGACGCTGGTGCTGGACGCGGGGCGGAAGCCGAAGCCGGCTAAGaagcagaagaagaagaaggaccCGAACGAGCCGCAGAAGCCGGTGTCGGCCTACGCGCTCTTCTTCCGTGACACGCAGGCCGCCATTAAGGGGCAGAACCCCAACGCCACTTTTGGGGAGGTCTCCAAGATCGTGGCGTCCATGTGGGACAGCCTGGGCGaggagcagaagcag gtTTACAAGCGGAAGACAGAGGCGGCCAAGAAGGAGTACCTGAAGGCATTGGCAGCCTACCGAGCCATCCAGGTGTGTCAG ACGCTGGAAACAGAGCTGGACCCCAGCCCAACGCCaccctctcctgcctcccagtCCGTGCAGACGTCTACTCCCGCTGCTTCCTtgactgctgccctggccccctcaCCTGCACAGGAGACCCCGCTTACGGCCACGCCAACTGCCACCGTCTCTGGGGGCATCTCCTCGCCAActccacagcctgccccagctgtcCCCACGCCTGCTCCCCAGACCAGCATCACGAAGATCATAATTCCCAAGCAGATGCTGCCGTCCTCACTGGCTGTGTCCCAGGGTGGCGTGGTCACGGTCATCCCCGCCACTGTGGTGACCTCCCGTGGGCTGCAGCTTGGCACCGGCACCACCCAGATCGTCACTCGCTCCGTGCTGCaggcggcagctgctgcagctgcggctgcctcctccatgcagctgcccagactgcagcccccaccccttcagcagatgcccccaccccagccccccacgcAGCAGGTGGCcgtgctgcagcccccaccacccctgcaggcCATGCAGCAGCCCCCGCTGCAGCAGAAGGTGCGGCTCAACctacagcagcagcccccaccgcTGCAGATCAAgatcctgcccccacctgccctgcagatCCAGCCCGTCACCCTGCAGGCTGAGGAGGCCAGCCCTGAGCGGCCCAGTCCTGAGCTCCAGGGTTCCCCTGAGCCCATGGAGATGGTTACTGCTGATGTGGTGCCTGAG gtTGAGTCCCCAACGCAGATGGCTGTGGAGCTGGTGACCGGGTCCCCAATGGCCGAGTCACCGCGGCCACGCTGTGTGCGCTCGGGCTGCGAGAACCCACCTGTGGCCAGCAGCGACTGGGACAACGAGTACTGCAGCAGTGAGTGCGTCGTCAAGCACTGCCG GGACGTTTTCCTGGCCTGGCTGGCTTCCCGCAActccagcagcagcggtggcagcagcggcggcagcgTCGTGTTTGTGAAATAG